The following are encoded in a window of Lichenicola cladoniae genomic DNA:
- the istB gene encoding IS21-like element helper ATPase IstB yields the protein MLNHPTLDLLTDLGLHGMAKGFRDMADNPEAAALNQAEWLAILLEREVTLRQQKRFESRAKNAKLRHQAAIEDVDYRTPRGLDRTMFLALAGCDWIRQRRHCLLTGPAGIGKSWLACALGQKACRENLSVLYQRVPRLFAALALARNDGRYAKLLHQLARVDLLILDDWGPEPLTPEQQRDLLEILEDRYDAGSVIITSQVPIDRWYEIVGNPTLADAILDRIVHNAHRIELKGESMRKKRATA from the coding sequence TTGCTGAATCACCCAACGCTCGACCTGCTCACTGATCTTGGACTGCATGGCATGGCCAAGGGATTCCGCGACATGGCGGACAATCCGGAGGCAGCCGCACTCAATCAGGCGGAGTGGCTCGCCATCCTGCTGGAGCGTGAGGTCACGCTGCGCCAGCAGAAACGGTTCGAGAGCCGGGCCAAGAACGCCAAGCTGCGCCACCAGGCTGCGATCGAGGATGTCGACTACCGGACCCCGCGCGGGCTCGACCGCACGATGTTCCTGGCACTCGCCGGGTGCGACTGGATCCGGCAGCGCCGCCATTGCCTGCTGACGGGCCCAGCGGGTATCGGCAAGTCGTGGCTGGCCTGCGCGCTCGGCCAGAAGGCCTGTCGGGAGAACCTGTCAGTGCTCTACCAGCGCGTGCCACGGCTGTTTGCCGCCCTGGCGCTGGCACGCAACGACGGCCGCTACGCCAAACTGCTGCACCAACTCGCCAGGGTCGACCTGCTAATCCTCGACGACTGGGGACCAGAACCGCTGACACCGGAGCAGCAACGCGATCTGCTGGAAATCCTCGAGGACCGCTACGACGCCGGTTCGGTCATCATCACCAGCCAGGTGCCGATCGACCGCTGGTACGAGATCGTCGGCAATCCGACGCTGGCTGATGCGATCCTGGACCGCATCGTGCACAACGCGCACCGGATCGAGCTCAAGGGCGAAAGCATGCGCAAGAAACGAGCAACTGCTTGA
- a CDS encoding DUF2161 family putative PD-(D/E)XK-type phosphodiesterase has translation MLGIPERHRRNPHPAPGGSTRQPIMTAYRQRALACAAALQAGPLRPRDLRPVASDAGTILSRNVYGWFERVEPGVYRLVPMGEAAVANWLPGT, from the coding sequence ATGCTCGGAATACCCGAGCGGCATCGTCGGAATCCGCACCCTGCTCCAGGCGGTTCGACCCGTCAGCCGATCATGACGGCATACCGGCAGCGGGCGCTGGCGTGTGCCGCTGCCTTGCAAGCGGGGCCGCTCCGGCCGCGTGACCTGCGCCCTGTTGCCAGTGATGCAGGGACCATACTGTCGCGCAACGTCTACGGCTGGTTTGAGAGGGTCGAACCCGGTGTCTACCGGCTTGTGCCCATGGGAGAGGCCGCGGTGGCGAACTGGCTGCCGGGCACGTAA